A genomic window from Nitrospirota bacterium includes:
- a CDS encoding ABC transporter permease → MIEQDRTSAAQEPGHGGGLVWLGQKAIDGYEYLTDLAALVFLSVRELVLPSRQGRGEALRVITRQVLFTGVDALPIVGAIALMLGFIIITQAGTQLPKVGAGNLVGTIIVVVVIRELGPLVTAVIVVGRSGTAITTELGYMRVGQEVTALELMGIRVMRFLVMPRLVGMVLAMICLTVYFDVLAVLGGFVMAKVKLTVPFTVYAEAVTHALTLTDLAVTLAKGALFGTAVAAICCHHGLSVRASYTEVPQQTTKAMINSVTLCLILDILVTVTAYF, encoded by the coding sequence TTGATAGAGCAGGACCGGACAAGCGCGGCACAGGAGCCGGGCCACGGGGGCGGGCTCGTGTGGCTGGGGCAGAAGGCGATCGACGGGTACGAATACCTGACCGACCTGGCGGCCCTCGTCTTTCTCTCCGTCCGAGAGCTCGTCCTGCCGAGCCGGCAGGGGCGCGGGGAGGCCCTCCGCGTCATCACCCGCCAGGTCCTCTTCACCGGCGTGGACGCGCTGCCGATCGTCGGCGCGATCGCGCTCATGTTGGGCTTCATCATCATCACCCAGGCCGGCACCCAGTTGCCGAAGGTGGGTGCGGGCAACCTCGTGGGCACGATCATCGTCGTGGTAGTGATCCGGGAGTTGGGGCCGCTCGTGACGGCCGTGATCGTCGTGGGGCGCTCGGGAACGGCCATCACCACCGAGCTCGGCTACATGCGTGTCGGGCAGGAAGTGACCGCGTTGGAGCTGATGGGCATCCGGGTCATGCGGTTTCTCGTCATGCCTCGGCTGGTGGGGATGGTCCTCGCGATGATCTGCCTGACCGTCTATTTCGACGTGCTGGCCGTGCTGGGCGGGTTCGTGATGGCCAAGGTCAAGCTCACCGTGCCGTTCACCGTCTACGCCGAGGCCGTCACCCACGCGTTGACGCTGACGGATCTGGCCGTGACCCTCGCCAAAGGCGCGCTCTTCGGCACCGCGGTGGCGGCGATCTGCTGCCACCACGGCCTCTCGGTCCGGGCCTCCTACACTGAGGTTCCCCAGCAGACGACCAAGGCCATGATCAACTCCGTCACGCTCTGTCTGATCCTCGACATTCTGGTCACCGTGACCGCCTATTTCTGA
- a CDS encoding ATP-binding cassette domain-containing protein: MTTAIELSDVSVGLADQEGQASLTLAVEPGEFLAVVGPNRSGKSLILKLCAGLVEPEAGTVRILGLDLAGLDEEALADLRRRVGVVLQQPGLLSNMTVYNNVALPLRYHRGLKDHELEPLVMEKLDWLGLSALRNRFPAELNQGEARCAAIARALVLDPELLLLDSPTDGLDAAELGALAGFLTEARRARSLTVLATLHVFSSLLQITDRVALVRHGRVESIGRHGEVLAQAAPEMRAYLEAARSPDRDSLAEMRGVQ, from the coding sequence ATGACGACCGCGATCGAACTGTCGGACGTGTCCGTGGGCTTGGCGGACCAGGAAGGCCAGGCCTCCTTGACCCTGGCCGTCGAGCCGGGGGAGTTCCTGGCCGTCGTGGGGCCGAACCGCTCCGGCAAGAGCTTGATCCTCAAGCTCTGCGCCGGCCTCGTCGAGCCGGAGGCGGGCACGGTCCGGATCCTCGGGTTGGACCTGGCCGGCCTCGACGAGGAGGCGCTGGCCGATCTGCGCCGCAGGGTGGGCGTCGTCCTGCAGCAGCCGGGCCTGCTCAGCAACATGACGGTCTATAACAACGTGGCGCTGCCACTCCGCTACCACCGGGGGCTGAAGGATCATGAGCTGGAGCCGCTCGTGATGGAGAAGCTCGACTGGCTGGGCCTGTCGGCCCTCCGGAACCGGTTCCCGGCCGAGTTGAACCAGGGAGAGGCCCGCTGCGCCGCCATCGCCCGGGCCCTGGTGTTGGACCCGGAGTTGTTGCTGCTCGACAGCCCCACGGACGGGCTGGACGCCGCCGAGCTCGGGGCCCTCGCCGGCTTCCTGACGGAGGCCAGGCGGGCGCGGTCGCTGACGGTCCTGGCGACGTTGCACGTGTTTTCGTCCCTCCTGCAGATCACGGACCGGGTCGCCCTGGTGCGCCACGGACGGGTCGAGTCGATCGGCCGCCACGGGGAGGTGCTGGCGCAGGCGGCCCCGGAGATGCGGGCCTATTTGGAAGCTGCACGGTCGCCTGACCGGGATTCACTAGCCGAAATGAGAGGTGTCCAATGA
- a CDS encoding MlaD family protein, translated as MKMHYSHRLSSGRVAQIVGAFLLVPLAGIIVVGIFMAKAEHLFEDKYRLHASLGKSYGLEPGVSVLMNGVPIGKVLAVEFTGGGQIDVTLQLLGRYRDLVREDSVAQVGKSGVIMGSTEVEISMGSRTARVLADGDVIKAQAPQDYLAMLQDVKGEFSREVKPVLESVQRTVLRVEEITKDVQQVVQTGGRTLTTVEQATKELPAIVASVRRSAATVERTTATLPEITGSVKKTLATADAAAADVKAATAKLPAVMATAQEAVNNIKVTTEAIKGVGKDMAPMVRTAQKTLEDVNLIVSGAKRTFPVSTMVKNAPPEATGPQGNGLRSLRGDQLSK; from the coding sequence ATGAAGATGCACTATTCGCACCGGCTGTCGTCCGGACGCGTCGCCCAGATCGTCGGGGCGTTCCTCCTGGTTCCGTTGGCCGGGATCATCGTCGTCGGAATATTTATGGCCAAGGCCGAGCATCTGTTCGAGGACAAGTATCGGCTGCACGCGAGCCTCGGCAAATCCTACGGGCTCGAGCCGGGCGTGTCGGTCCTGATGAACGGCGTCCCGATCGGCAAGGTCCTGGCCGTGGAGTTCACCGGCGGGGGACAGATTGACGTGACGTTGCAGCTTCTGGGCCGGTACCGTGACCTGGTCCGGGAGGACTCCGTCGCTCAGGTCGGCAAGAGCGGCGTGATCATGGGGTCCACGGAGGTGGAGATCTCCATGGGCAGCCGGACCGCGAGGGTGCTGGCCGACGGGGACGTCATCAAGGCGCAGGCGCCGCAGGATTACCTGGCGATGCTCCAGGACGTGAAGGGGGAGTTCAGCCGGGAGGTCAAGCCGGTGCTGGAGTCGGTCCAACGCACCGTCCTGCGGGTGGAGGAGATTACCAAGGACGTGCAGCAGGTGGTCCAGACCGGGGGGCGGACGTTGACGACCGTCGAGCAGGCGACCAAGGAGCTGCCGGCGATCGTCGCGTCGGTGCGGCGGAGCGCGGCGACTGTCGAGCGGACGACGGCGACCCTGCCTGAAATCACGGGATCTGTCAAGAAGACGTTGGCCACGGCCGACGCAGCGGCGGCGGACGTCAAAGCCGCCACGGCCAAGCTGCCGGCCGTGATGGCGACGGCGCAGGAGGCGGTCAACAACATCAAGGTCACGACCGAAGCGATCAAGGGCGTCGGGAAGGACATGGCTCCGATGGTCCGGACCGCCCAAAAAACTTTGGAAGACGTCAATCTGATCGTGAGCGGCGCCAAGCGGACGTTTCCGGTCAGCACGATGGTCAAGAACGCGCCGCCCGAAGCGACGGGGCCACAGGGGAACGGCCTCCGCAGCCTCAGGGGAGATCAACTGAGCAAGTGA
- a CDS encoding NmrA/HSCARG family protein — MADKKIIAVVGATGMQGGGLVRAILGDKGGPFAARALTRSVGSDKAKALAELGAEVAAADLDDVESLKRAFAGGSGAFCVTNFWEHFSPEKEIAQAKNMALAAKAAGLSHVVWSTLEDTRKWVPLSDTRMPTLMGKYKVPHFDGKGEADQAFRDLGVPTTFLLTSFYWDNLIMFGMGPKKGPDGVLAITMPMGDKKLPGIAAEDIGKCALTVFKRGQEFVGKTVGLAAEHVTGAQMAASLSRALGKEVRYTDVPPEVYRSFEFPGAEDIGNMFQFKRDFNDAFCGARNPAVARSLYPAIQTFDAWLARNKSRIPLG, encoded by the coding sequence ATGGCTGACAAAAAGATCATCGCGGTGGTGGGGGCAACGGGGATGCAGGGCGGCGGGTTGGTCCGCGCGATCCTGGGTGACAAGGGCGGACCGTTCGCCGCGCGGGCGCTGACGCGGAGCGTCGGCTCAGACAAGGCCAAAGCCCTGGCCGAATTGGGCGCCGAGGTGGCCGCTGCCGATCTGGACGACGTCGAGAGTCTCAAACGGGCCTTCGCCGGGGGCTCCGGCGCGTTCTGCGTCACCAACTTCTGGGAGCACTTCTCGCCGGAGAAGGAAATCGCCCAGGCCAAAAACATGGCCCTTGCGGCCAAGGCCGCCGGGCTCTCGCACGTCGTCTGGTCCACGCTGGAGGACACGCGGAAGTGGGTCCCGCTGAGCGACACCCGCATGCCGACCCTCATGGGCAAGTACAAAGTCCCGCACTTCGACGGCAAGGGCGAGGCCGACCAGGCGTTCCGGGACCTCGGCGTGCCGACGACCTTCCTGCTCACCTCGTTCTACTGGGACAACCTGATCATGTTCGGCATGGGGCCCAAGAAGGGGCCGGACGGCGTCCTGGCCATCACCATGCCCATGGGCGACAAGAAGCTCCCGGGAATCGCCGCCGAGGACATCGGGAAGTGTGCGCTGACCGTCTTCAAGCGGGGCCAGGAGTTCGTCGGCAAGACGGTCGGCCTTGCCGCCGAGCACGTGACCGGCGCCCAGATGGCCGCGTCGCTCAGCAGGGCGCTCGGGAAAGAGGTTCGGTACACCGACGTGCCGCCGGAGGTCTATCGCTCGTTCGAGTTCCCCGGGGCCGAGGACATCGGCAACATGTTCCAGTTCAAGCGCGACTTCAACGACGCCTTCTGCGGGGCGCGCAATCCCGCCGTCGCCCGGTCCCTCTATCCTGCCATCCAGACCTTTGACGCATGGCTCGCCCGGAACAAGTCCCGCATCCCGCTCGGGTAA
- a CDS encoding murein transglycosylase domain-containing protein, with the protein MASVMRAPVAILALAGVLQAGVPASALAQTSDPFEEINQRFQQRKQAAGDALQALHDQYRDKRAATEAQWQRKEEEIEARWQQMKREIEQKWDRAVRSTRKEWVDYSPGYDARSIVDFEKGVVEVAALVPVPKGQALKPGEAAAAAGAEIAKQFARVLSEQGQAGRPVMAGQVATKAGRPVGRQNAEAFIRKEVLPSAIVDGSPAESRDGLTRVKVTATVKMTPDHLKKRAQQYLDVVRANAKRQRLDPRLVLAVIHTESYFNPKAQSPVPAYGLMQLVPRAAARDAYNYLYQDDRVLDPEYLTDPAHNVELGAAYLRILMSQIFSEIPEGEKRNYLVICAYNWGPGNIRNKVVSRHRVRDLSEAQLFSLLTESTPEETRNYLKRVTERRALYEELVGR; encoded by the coding sequence ATGGCGTCGGTTATGCGGGCCCCGGTCGCGATCCTGGCGCTCGCCGGTGTGTTGCAGGCCGGCGTGCCTGCTTCGGCCCTGGCTCAAACCAGTGATCCCTTCGAGGAGATCAACCAGCGGTTCCAGCAACGGAAGCAGGCCGCCGGTGACGCTCTCCAGGCCCTTCACGACCAGTACCGGGACAAGCGCGCGGCCACTGAGGCGCAATGGCAGAGAAAGGAAGAGGAGATCGAAGCCCGTTGGCAGCAGATGAAGCGGGAGATCGAGCAGAAATGGGACCGTGCGGTCCGATCGACCAGGAAGGAATGGGTGGACTATTCGCCTGGCTACGATGCGCGCAGCATCGTAGATTTCGAGAAGGGAGTCGTGGAAGTGGCCGCGCTCGTGCCGGTGCCCAAGGGACAGGCCCTCAAGCCGGGGGAAGCCGCCGCGGCGGCCGGGGCGGAGATCGCCAAGCAGTTTGCGCGCGTCCTGTCCGAGCAGGGTCAGGCGGGCAGGCCGGTCATGGCCGGCCAGGTCGCGACCAAGGCCGGCAGGCCGGTCGGCCGGCAGAACGCGGAGGCCTTCATCCGGAAGGAAGTGCTGCCTTCCGCCATCGTGGACGGGAGCCCGGCGGAATCGCGTGACGGGCTGACGCGAGTCAAGGTCACGGCGACCGTGAAGATGACGCCGGACCACCTCAAGAAGCGGGCTCAGCAGTACCTGGACGTAGTCCGGGCCAACGCCAAGCGTCAGCGGCTCGATCCGAGGCTGGTCCTCGCCGTGATCCACACGGAGTCCTACTTCAACCCCAAGGCCCAGTCGCCGGTGCCGGCCTACGGGCTCATGCAGTTGGTGCCGCGGGCCGCGGCGCGAGACGCCTACAATTACCTGTATCAGGACGATCGGGTTCTCGATCCGGAATATCTGACCGATCCGGCGCACAACGTGGAGTTGGGTGCGGCCTATCTGCGGATTCTGATGAGCCAGATCTTTTCGGAGATTCCGGAGGGGGAGAAGCGGAACTACCTCGTCATTTGCGCCTACAACTGGGGGCCCGGCAACATCCGCAACAAGGTCGTCAGCCGTCACCGGGTCAGGGACCTCTCGGAAGCCCAACTGTTTTCGTTGCTGACGGAAAGCACGCCGGAGGAGACTCGGAATTATCTCAAGAGGGTCACGGAACGACGCGCGCTCTACGAGGAGCTGGTCGGACGCTGA
- a CDS encoding DUF4384 domain-containing protein, protein MHPIFPGVIRHDFPGTKVFIATCSWAWIAVLAGGPALAEPLKPVSVVAEGLAPFARDMSLEEVRNRARDDARRNAIEQAVGVFVRGTTVLHNSQITDELIASVARGVIEDEQWLDERIEEIKQDSKDKKDRKIGPSMAVYHTRIKAMVRPVRVERRAGFELRASLNKQVFQEGEEALIKVRSSQPAHLHLFSVTQDGAVTLLLPNRFLPQNQIAAEQEVVFPSEALRSLGIRLRVMLPKGSRKVVEYIKVIATRKPIGLVKEQSPEGVFQTFDGTEAAMIQDVVKRLALLEDEDWTEATLPYEVRQ, encoded by the coding sequence ATGCATCCGATTTTCCCTGGCGTGATTCGCCATGATTTTCCCGGGACGAAAGTCTTCATTGCAACGTGCAGTTGGGCGTGGATTGCGGTCCTGGCCGGCGGGCCGGCCCTGGCCGAGCCGTTGAAGCCGGTCTCCGTCGTGGCGGAGGGACTGGCCCCGTTTGCGCGGGACATGTCGCTCGAAGAGGTGCGGAACCGCGCCAGGGATGACGCCCGCCGCAACGCGATCGAACAGGCCGTGGGGGTGTTCGTGAGAGGGACCACGGTGCTCCACAACTCGCAGATCACGGACGAGCTGATCGCTTCGGTGGCCCGCGGCGTCATCGAGGACGAACAGTGGCTGGATGAGCGGATCGAGGAGATCAAGCAGGACAGCAAGGACAAGAAAGACCGGAAGATCGGCCCGAGCATGGCGGTCTACCACACCAGGATCAAGGCGATGGTCCGGCCGGTTCGCGTCGAGCGGCGGGCTGGATTCGAGCTGCGCGCCTCTTTGAACAAGCAGGTGTTTCAAGAGGGTGAAGAGGCCCTCATCAAAGTCCGGTCCAGCCAGCCGGCCCACCTGCACCTGTTCAGCGTGACGCAGGATGGCGCGGTCACCCTGCTCCTGCCCAATCGTTTCTTGCCCCAGAACCAGATCGCGGCCGAACAGGAGGTCGTGTTCCCCAGCGAGGCCCTGCGGTCGCTCGGCATCCGGCTGCGCGTGATGCTGCCCAAGGGGTCGAGGAAGGTGGTTGAGTACATCAAGGTCATCGCGACCCGCAAGCCGATCGGGCTGGTGAAGGAGCAGTCTCCGGAGGGAGTCTTCCAGACCTTCGACGGGACGGAAGCCGCGATGATTCAGGACGTGGTGAAGCGTCTGGCTCTGCTGGAGGACGAGGATTGGACGGAAGCGACCTTGCCCTATGAGGTGCGGCAGTAG
- a CDS encoding tetratricopeptide repeat protein, producing the protein MKPYAGNPGLGWLLTLLLAAGCASDAQPEAVPPLAAKAQALHRQGQRALERDERERAKALFEEARQLAESLDDLAGLAHALNDLGSVAALEGKPTEAIELHKRALVLAEQLRRADLRVESLTHLGTARQLAGQPDQAAALYGQALEAAGQAGDRHSQAVLLNNLGLIQQRAGDLAKAEASFKLALEINRSIKDQRAESANLANLALIAEETNRLDEAKAHFERALELDKATENPSAIAADLAGLARVAQRQDRKEAALAYAQRAYWSFRAIGDTTRAVEELMRALTLSREQGLRGDTAQLETELKSLREMSSQGRPGSQP; encoded by the coding sequence GTGAAGCCGTACGCGGGCAACCCCGGTCTTGGCTGGCTTCTGACCCTGCTGCTCGCCGCCGGCTGCGCCTCCGACGCCCAACCGGAGGCCGTGCCGCCGCTCGCGGCCAAGGCCCAGGCTCTGCACCGTCAGGGGCAGCGGGCACTGGAGCGCGACGAGCGCGAGCGGGCCAAGGCCCTGTTCGAGGAGGCCAGGCAGTTGGCCGAGAGCCTGGATGACCTGGCCGGGCTGGCCCACGCCCTCAACGACCTGGGCAGCGTCGCGGCGCTCGAAGGGAAGCCGACCGAGGCCATCGAGCTGCACAAACGGGCGCTGGTGCTGGCCGAGCAACTGCGGCGAGCCGACCTCCGCGTCGAATCGCTCACGCATCTGGGCACGGCCCGGCAGTTGGCCGGCCAACCGGACCAGGCCGCGGCGCTGTACGGCCAGGCGTTGGAGGCGGCCGGGCAGGCTGGCGATCGGCACAGCCAGGCGGTCTTGCTCAACAACCTGGGGTTGATCCAGCAACGGGCCGGAGACTTGGCGAAGGCCGAGGCCTCGTTCAAGCTGGCGCTGGAGATCAACCGCTCGATCAAGGATCAGCGGGCGGAATCCGCGAATCTGGCCAACCTGGCGTTGATCGCCGAAGAAACGAACCGCCTGGACGAGGCCAAGGCCCACTTCGAGCGGGCTTTGGAGTTGGACAAGGCGACGGAAAATCCTTCCGCGATCGCCGCCGATCTGGCCGGGCTGGCGCGGGTCGCGCAGCGGCAAGACCGGAAGGAAGCCGCGCTCGCCTACGCTCAGCGAGCCTATTGGAGCTTCCGCGCGATCGGGGACACCACGCGCGCAGTGGAGGAACTGATGCGGGCCCTGACACTGTCCCGTGAGCAGGGCCTTCGGGGTGACACGGCGCAGCTTGAGACCGAGCTCAAATCCCTTCGCGAAATGTCCAGCCAAGGCCGGCCTGGGTCGCAGCCGTAA
- a CDS encoding LCCL domain-containing protein has product MAQAPASASRFLFRLAILSLPVLWTVFSLQPVPAVLSEEKARSLPVDRGVRPPPTPVDWTTGTSKWQGQWGRRETLLCPAGGRLQSVWGTDVYTDDSSVCTAAVHAGLISAAAGGPVTIEVRPDQSRYVSSTRNGVTTQDWLDVWPSSFLFIWGPALSEPEPAVQATGRMSADSWPGQVGRVMTFLCPPRFELHSVYGTDTYADDSYICSAGIHAGVITQAAGGMVTIKLLPGQSSYTGSTRHGLTSFSIGSGRPQSFMFVATPSGTPPPPAADSPFLAPPGSPPGVAGGGRRVPSLF; this is encoded by the coding sequence ATGGCCCAAGCCCCTGCCTCCGCCTCCCGTTTCCTGTTCCGGCTTGCGATCCTCAGCCTGCCGGTGCTCTGGACCGTCTTCTCGCTTCAGCCTGTCCCGGCCGTTCTCTCCGAGGAGAAGGCTCGTTCGCTGCCGGTGGATCGGGGGGTTCGGCCCCCGCCGACGCCCGTGGACTGGACGACGGGCACCAGCAAATGGCAGGGACAGTGGGGGCGCCGAGAAACGCTCTTGTGTCCGGCCGGAGGCAGGCTCCAGTCCGTGTGGGGCACGGACGTTTACACGGACGATTCCTCCGTCTGCACCGCGGCGGTGCACGCGGGCCTGATCTCGGCGGCGGCGGGCGGCCCCGTAACCATCGAGGTCCGGCCCGACCAGTCCCGGTACGTGAGCAGCACCCGCAACGGCGTCACGACGCAGGATTGGCTCGACGTCTGGCCCAGCAGCTTCCTGTTCATCTGGGGACCAGCCCTGTCCGAGCCCGAGCCGGCCGTCCAGGCCACGGGGAGGATGAGCGCCGACTCGTGGCCGGGTCAGGTGGGCCGGGTCATGACGTTCCTCTGCCCGCCCAGATTCGAGCTCCACTCGGTCTACGGGACTGACACCTACGCCGACGATTCCTACATCTGCTCCGCCGGGATCCACGCCGGCGTGATCACGCAGGCGGCTGGGGGAATGGTGACGATCAAGCTGCTCCCAGGCCAGTCCTCCTACACCGGCAGCACGCGCCACGGCCTCACCAGCTTCAGCATCGGGTCGGGAAGACCCCAAAGCTTCATGTTCGTGGCGACTCCGTCCGGAACGCCGCCGCCGCCCGCGGCCGATTCCCCGTTCCTGGCGCCTCCGGGAAGTCCGCCCGGAGTCGCGGGCGGCGGCAGGCGGGTTCCTTCCCTTTTCTGA